In Streptomyces puniciscabiei, a single genomic region encodes these proteins:
- the phoU gene encoding phosphate signaling complex protein PhoU — MRDAYHEELDSIGDGLVEMARLVGSAIGRATTAMLDADLKLAESVIEADQKVDELQHDLEARAIALLARQQPVATDLRIVVTSLRMSADLERSGDLAQHVAKLARLRFPERAVPRDLHATILEMGQLAQRLMAKAAEVIITKDVDLALQLEQDDDEMDLLHRTLFQHLIDERWKHGIETAVDVTLLGRYYERYADHAVAVAKRVVYLVTGEHADELQADIQPVTGVEGA, encoded by the coding sequence ATGCGGGACGCGTACCACGAGGAACTTGACTCGATCGGCGACGGTCTGGTGGAGATGGCCCGGCTGGTCGGGTCGGCGATCGGGCGCGCCACGACCGCCATGCTGGACGCCGACCTGAAGCTGGCCGAGAGCGTGATCGAGGCCGACCAGAAGGTCGACGAGCTCCAGCACGACCTGGAGGCCCGGGCCATAGCCCTGCTCGCCCGGCAGCAGCCGGTGGCGACCGACCTGCGGATCGTCGTCACCTCGCTGCGCATGTCCGCCGACCTGGAGCGGTCCGGCGACCTCGCCCAGCACGTGGCGAAGCTGGCCCGGCTGCGCTTCCCCGAGCGCGCGGTGCCGCGCGACCTGCACGCCACGATCCTGGAGATGGGCCAGCTCGCGCAGCGCCTGATGGCGAAGGCGGCCGAGGTGATCATCACCAAGGACGTCGACCTCGCGCTGCAGCTGGAGCAGGACGACGACGAGATGGACCTGCTGCACCGCACCCTGTTCCAGCACCTGATCGACGAGCGCTGGAAGCACGGCATCGAGACGGCGGTGGACGTCACGCTCCTCGGCCGCTACTACGAGCGGTACGCCGACCACGCCGTGGCCGTCGCCAAGCGGGTCGTGTACCTGGTCACGGGCGAGCACGCGGACGAGCTCCAGGCGGACATCCAGCCGGTGACCGGGGTCGAGGGCGCGTAA
- a CDS encoding response regulator transcription factor, with protein MTRVLVVEDEESFSDALSYMLRKEGFEVAVAATGPDGLDEFERNGADLVLLDLMLPGLPGTEVCRQLRGRSNVPVIMVTAKDSEIDKVVGLEIGADDYVTKPFSSRELVARIRAVLRRRGEPEEVTPAALEAGPVRMDVDRHVVTVSGSKVDLPLKEFDLLEMLLRNAGRVLTRMQLIDRVWGADYVGDTKTLDVHVKRLRAKIEPDPGAPRYLVTVRGLGYKFEP; from the coding sequence GTGACCCGAGTGCTCGTCGTCGAGGACGAGGAGTCCTTCTCCGACGCCCTGTCGTACATGCTCCGCAAGGAGGGCTTCGAGGTGGCCGTGGCGGCCACCGGCCCCGACGGACTCGACGAGTTCGAGCGCAACGGCGCCGACCTCGTCCTCCTCGACCTGATGCTGCCGGGGCTGCCCGGCACGGAGGTGTGCCGCCAGCTGCGCGGCCGCTCCAACGTCCCCGTGATCATGGTGACGGCCAAGGACAGCGAGATCGACAAGGTCGTCGGCCTGGAGATAGGAGCCGACGACTACGTCACCAAGCCCTTCTCCTCCCGTGAGCTGGTCGCCCGCATCCGCGCCGTCCTGCGCCGCCGCGGCGAGCCGGAGGAGGTCACCCCGGCCGCGCTGGAGGCGGGCCCGGTCCGCATGGACGTCGACCGCCACGTGGTCACCGTCTCCGGCTCCAAGGTCGACCTCCCCCTGAAGGAGTTCGACCTGCTGGAGATGCTCCTGCGCAACGCCGGCCGCGTCCTGACCCGCATGCAGCTCATCGACCGCGTCTGGGGCGCCGACTACGTGGGCGACACCAAGACGCTCGACGTCCACGTCAAGCGCCTGCGCGCCAAGATCGAACCGGACCCCGGGGCGCCGCGGTACCTGGTGACGGTGCGGGGGCTGGGCTACAAGTTCGAGCCGTAG
- a CDS encoding helix-turn-helix transcriptional regulator yields the protein MAADQPEVSAWRPRVPGVVEVFHAHFTEYAYPMHVHDAWTLLIVDDGAVRYELDRHEHGTPHDTVTLLPPHVPHNGSPATPDGFRKRVVYLDSSRLGEELIGRAVDTPGLRDPLLRRRVGQVHSALAGPGDELEAESRLTLVGERLRDHLRGRTDAPVPRPDPVLGRRLRELLDARVADGVSLEEAGRLLHAHPAHLVRAFSGAYGIAPHQYLMSRRVGRARRLLLDGLAPGEVASATGFYDQAHLTRHFKRLVGVTPGRYRSSSR from the coding sequence GTGGCCGCCGACCAGCCCGAAGTCTCCGCCTGGCGCCCGCGCGTCCCGGGTGTCGTGGAGGTCTTCCACGCCCACTTCACCGAGTACGCCTACCCGATGCACGTCCACGACGCCTGGACGCTGCTCATCGTGGACGACGGGGCCGTACGGTACGAGCTCGACCGGCACGAGCACGGCACCCCGCACGACACCGTCACCCTGCTGCCGCCGCACGTGCCGCACAACGGCTCCCCCGCCACCCCGGACGGCTTCCGCAAACGGGTCGTCTACCTCGACAGCAGCCGGCTCGGCGAGGAGCTCATCGGGCGCGCCGTCGACACACCCGGCCTGCGGGATCCGCTGCTGCGGCGGCGCGTCGGGCAGGTGCACTCCGCCCTCGCCGGGCCCGGCGACGAACTGGAGGCGGAGAGCAGGCTGACCCTGGTCGGGGAGCGGCTGCGGGACCATCTGCGAGGGCGGACCGACGCACCGGTGCCCCGCCCGGATCCGGTCCTCGGCCGGCGGCTGCGGGAACTGCTCGACGCCCGGGTGGCCGACGGCGTCTCGCTGGAGGAGGCCGGGCGCCTGCTGCACGCGCATCCCGCCCATCTGGTGCGGGCGTTCAGCGGGGCGTACGGCATCGCCCCGCACCAGTACCTGATGTCGCGCCGGGTCGGGCGGGCCCGGCGGCTGCTGCTGGACGGGCTGGCTCCGGGCGAGGTGGCCTCGGCCACCGGCTTCTACGACCAGGCCCATCTCACCCGGCACTTCAAGAGGCTGGTCGGGGTGACCCCGGGGCGCTATCGCAGCAGCTCGCGCTGA
- a CDS encoding pentapeptide repeat-containing protein: MDNNLRKICVAVTASSCLAAGAWAISATDAGATSKTPSLTPTAKVIKCYRTHKNPKKIVCYQVKKRHEHHNGRDVIVIILVQVPTPKNPPQVIVVPSLPKPTTTSPAPTTTPPKPTSASPTAGTTSPSPSPTTGSAKPTTGAPTTGSPTGGTTETGAPTATDTGGGGTGAPTAPETGGANTGAAETGGANTGAANTGGSDTGGANTGGSDTGGAATEAPTGG, translated from the coding sequence ATGGACAACAACCTCAGGAAAATCTGTGTCGCGGTGACGGCCTCTTCCTGCCTGGCGGCAGGCGCCTGGGCCATTTCGGCGACGGACGCCGGTGCGACGTCGAAGACGCCCTCACTCACGCCGACCGCCAAGGTCATCAAGTGCTACCGCACACACAAGAATCCGAAGAAAATAGTCTGCTACCAGGTCAAGAAGCGGCACGAGCACCACAACGGCCGCGACGTCATCGTGATCATCCTGGTGCAGGTTCCCACCCCGAAGAATCCCCCACAGGTCATCGTCGTACCGTCGCTGCCGAAGCCGACCACGACGTCACCGGCACCGACCACGACCCCACCGAAGCCGACCTCGGCGTCGCCCACGGCGGGCACCACGTCGCCGTCGCCGAGCCCCACCACGGGCTCCGCCAAGCCGACCACCGGCGCACCGACCACCGGGTCCCCGACCGGCGGCACCACGGAAACCGGGGCGCCCACCGCGACGGACACCGGTGGCGGCGGCACCGGGGCCCCCACCGCACCGGAGACCGGAGGCGCGAACACCGGCGCGGCTGAGACCGGCGGCGCCAACACCGGCGCCGCGAACACCGGCGGCTCAGACACCGGTGGCGCCAACACCGGCGGCTCAGACACCGGTGGCGCGGCCACCGAGGCACCGACCGGAGGCTGA
- a CDS encoding carboxymuconolactone decarboxylase family protein produces the protein MDARLNLFANAVTGTFLKHINSAGKVVTDSPLPAATQELVKIRASQINGCAMCTDMHTKDATAAGETAQRLHLVATWREAEVFSEAERAALELTEQGTRIADAAGGVPDEVWANAAKHYDEDQLAALVALIALINAYNRVNVIVRQPAGDYRPGMFG, from the coding sequence ATGGACGCACGCCTCAACCTCTTCGCCAACGCCGTGACCGGCACGTTCCTCAAGCACATCAACTCGGCGGGGAAGGTGGTCACGGACTCCCCCCTGCCGGCCGCGACACAGGAGCTGGTGAAGATCCGGGCCAGTCAGATCAACGGGTGCGCGATGTGCACCGACATGCACACCAAGGACGCGACCGCCGCCGGGGAGACGGCGCAGCGGCTGCACCTGGTCGCGACCTGGCGGGAGGCCGAGGTGTTCAGCGAGGCCGAGCGGGCCGCGCTGGAGCTGACCGAGCAGGGCACCCGCATCGCCGACGCGGCCGGTGGCGTCCCGGACGAGGTCTGGGCGAACGCCGCCAAGCACTACGACGAGGACCAGCTCGCCGCGCTCGTGGCGCTGATCGCCCTGATCAACGCCTACAACCGCGTCAACGTCATCGTCCGGCAGCCCGCCGGCGACTACCGGCCCGGCATGTTCGGCTGA
- a CDS encoding phosphoglyceromutase, which translates to MADAPYKLILLRHGESEWNAKNLFTGWVDVNLNEKGEKEAVRGGELLKDADLLPDVVHTSLQKRAIRTAQLALEAADRHWIPVHRSWRLNERHYGALQGKDKAATLAEFGEEQFMLWRRSYDTPPPPLADDSEFSQFDDPRYATLPPELRPKTECLKDVVHRMLPYWFDAIVPDLLTGRTVLVAAHGNSLRALVKHLDGISDADIAGLNIPTGIPLVYELDADFKPVTPGGKYLDPEAAAAAIEAVKNQGKKK; encoded by the coding sequence ATGGCCGACGCACCGTACAAGCTGATCCTCCTCCGCCACGGCGAGAGCGAGTGGAACGCGAAGAACCTGTTCACCGGCTGGGTGGACGTCAACCTCAACGAGAAGGGCGAGAAGGAGGCAGTCCGCGGTGGCGAGCTCCTGAAGGACGCCGACCTTCTCCCCGACGTGGTCCACACGTCCCTCCAGAAGCGCGCGATCCGCACGGCCCAGCTGGCCCTGGAGGCCGCGGACCGCCACTGGATCCCCGTCCACCGCAGCTGGCGCCTGAACGAGCGCCACTACGGCGCGCTCCAGGGCAAGGACAAGGCGGCCACCCTGGCCGAGTTCGGCGAGGAGCAGTTCATGCTCTGGCGCCGCTCCTACGACACCCCGCCGCCGCCGCTCGCCGACGACTCCGAGTTCTCCCAGTTCGACGACCCGCGCTACGCCACGCTCCCGCCGGAGCTGCGCCCGAAGACGGAGTGCCTGAAGGACGTCGTCCACCGGATGCTTCCGTACTGGTTCGACGCGATCGTCCCCGACCTCCTGACCGGCCGCACGGTCCTGGTCGCGGCCCACGGCAACTCGCTGCGCGCCCTGGTCAAGCACCTGGACGGCATCTCCGACGCCGACATCGCGGGCCTGAACATCCCGACGGGCATCCCGCTCGTCTACGAACTCGACGCCGACTTCAAGCCGGTCACCCCCGGCGGCAAGTACCTCGACCCCGAGGCGGCCGCGGCGGCGATCGAGGCGGTCAAGAACCAGGGCAAGAAGAAGTAG
- a CDS encoding glycosyl hydrolase family 28-related protein has protein sequence MSGTHLTRRTLLAGATAAALGATAGTARAAEASPPGQVPDIWREFTRAPLTHPQIPYVGRAGYRGGASRFPRPRHFADVTDYGAVPDGTTDCAPAINRAVAAAGRAGGGTVTVPPGTFRIDDVIRIGDSGVVLRGAGSGRTTLYATKSLTELIGVYGSRYGGDKSAWSWAGGLIWLAPGARWDSLVAAIRSRAWPFEGWTGNKRDEWAPLTAVEPARQGSWTVTVADPEGLHPGRLVLLRLADDPAHTLLQHMAGGGPGPASYSWDDKTKLLSYVPYEWPVRITRVRGRRITLERPLPLDIRPEWNPQLTSHVSELTGSAVEGLTLEAVETPQSPHLLDKGHNGVVLQCAYDCWVDDVTVTNVDNGFGLVAASACTLRRTRVAGRGSHHPYFCREGSHDNLVEDFAIEQRTVPAPPNTQLHGINVEGLSSHNVWSRGRMEMGTFDSHRGLPFADVRTDITVNNNGRHGGDANAGPLFGARFTHWNIRVTNGRAGLMKIDGLAPYSATVGLNTVTESDQIDVPDFTGDLHSRLELYGTTDAVRPRNLYDAQRELLR, from the coding sequence ATGAGCGGCACGCACCTCACGAGACGGACCCTGCTCGCGGGCGCCACGGCCGCGGCGCTCGGGGCGACGGCCGGCACCGCGCGGGCGGCCGAGGCCTCGCCCCCCGGACAAGTCCCGGACATCTGGCGCGAGTTCACGCGCGCCCCCCTCACGCACCCCCAGATCCCCTACGTCGGCCGCGCCGGCTACCGCGGCGGAGCGTCCCGCTTCCCCCGCCCCCGCCACTTCGCCGACGTCACCGACTACGGCGCCGTACCCGACGGCACCACCGACTGCGCCCCCGCGATCAACCGTGCCGTCGCCGCCGCCGGACGGGCCGGCGGTGGCACGGTCACCGTCCCGCCCGGCACCTTCCGCATCGACGACGTGATCCGCATCGGTGATTCGGGCGTGGTCCTGCGCGGCGCCGGCAGCGGCCGTACGACGCTGTACGCGACGAAGTCCCTCACCGAGCTGATCGGCGTCTACGGCTCCCGCTACGGCGGGGACAAGTCGGCCTGGTCCTGGGCGGGCGGGCTCATCTGGCTGGCGCCCGGAGCCCGATGGGACTCCCTCGTGGCCGCCATCAGGTCCCGCGCCTGGCCGTTCGAGGGCTGGACCGGCAACAAGCGGGACGAGTGGGCGCCGCTGACGGCGGTGGAACCGGCCCGGCAGGGCTCGTGGACGGTCACCGTCGCCGATCCCGAAGGGCTGCATCCCGGCCGGCTCGTCCTCCTCCGCCTCGCCGACGACCCCGCGCACACCCTCCTCCAGCACATGGCCGGCGGCGGCCCGGGCCCGGCGTCGTACTCCTGGGACGACAAGACCAAGCTGCTGTCGTACGTCCCCTACGAGTGGCCGGTGCGCATCACCCGGGTCCGGGGCCGCCGGATCACCCTCGAACGCCCCCTCCCGCTCGACATCCGTCCCGAGTGGAACCCGCAACTGACCAGTCATGTATCCGAGTTGACCGGGTCGGCGGTCGAGGGCCTGACCCTGGAGGCGGTCGAGACCCCGCAGTCCCCGCACCTGCTCGACAAGGGCCACAACGGCGTGGTCCTCCAATGTGCCTACGACTGCTGGGTGGACGACGTCACGGTGACGAACGTGGACAACGGCTTCGGCCTGGTCGCCGCCTCCGCCTGCACCCTGCGCCGCACCCGGGTGGCCGGACGCGGCTCGCACCACCCGTACTTCTGCCGCGAGGGCTCCCACGACAATCTGGTCGAGGACTTCGCCATCGAACAGCGCACGGTCCCGGCCCCGCCGAACACCCAGCTCCACGGCATCAACGTCGAGGGACTGTCCTCCCACAACGTTTGGTCGCGCGGCCGGATGGAGATGGGCACCTTCGACAGCCACCGCGGCCTGCCCTTCGCAGACGTCCGCACGGACATCACGGTGAACAACAACGGCCGCCACGGCGGGGACGCCAACGCCGGCCCGCTGTTCGGCGCCCGCTTCACCCACTGGAACATCAGGGTCACCAACGGCCGCGCGGGCCTGATGAAGATCGACGGCCTGGCCCCGTACTCGGCGACCGTCGGCCTCAACACGGTGACCGAGTCCGACCAGATCGACGTCCCCGACTTCACCGGCGACCTGCACTCCCGCCTGGAGCTGTACGGCACCACGGACGCCGTACGCCCGCGCAATCTGTACGACGCTCAGCGCGAGCTGCTGCGATAG
- a CDS encoding DUF2000 domain-containing protein, producing MSAEPIRFDTKIAVLLRADLEPWQRLNVTAFLVSGLGATVPEVIGEPYEDADEVAYLPMFRQPVLVFEGSKETLKAAHGRALSRALPRAVFTSDLFATGNDRDNRAAVRAVPTAELDLVGLAVYGPRNAVDKVLKGARMHP from the coding sequence ATGAGCGCTGAACCCATCCGTTTCGACACGAAGATCGCCGTGCTGCTGCGCGCGGACCTGGAGCCCTGGCAGCGGCTCAACGTCACCGCGTTCCTGGTCAGCGGCCTGGGCGCGACGGTCCCCGAGGTGATCGGCGAGCCGTACGAGGACGCCGACGAGGTGGCGTACCTGCCCATGTTCCGCCAGCCGGTGCTGGTCTTCGAGGGCTCGAAGGAGACCCTCAAGGCGGCCCACGGCAGGGCGCTGAGCCGCGCCCTGCCCCGTGCCGTCTTCACCTCGGACCTGTTCGCCACGGGCAACGACCGCGACAACCGCGCGGCGGTGCGGGCCGTACCGACGGCCGAGCTGGACCTGGTCGGGCTGGCGGTGTACGGCCCGCGCAACGCTGTGGACAAGGTCCTCAAGGGCGCACGGATGCACCCCTGA
- a CDS encoding MDR family MFS transporter encodes MSATRLRRAARESVSGLPRAFWWLWTSTLVNRLGAFVATFMALYLTLDRGYSASYAGLVASLHGLGGVVSSLGGGVMADRLGRRPTLLLAQSATAASVALLGFMTDPVAIAAVAFLVGMASNASRPAVQAMMADIVRPEDRVRAFSLNYWAINLGFAVSSTAAGFIAEVSYRAGFLIEAGMTLACALVVFLKLPESRPTAHVKEKDGAVSLGTVLRDGRYMAVVGLSFLVALVFQQGSVGLPVAMGRAGFSPADYGVAIAVNGILIVALQIPVTRFIEHRDPRTLLVVSSLLAGYGFGLTAFAGSVGVFMVTVCVWTLAEIVNAPTQTGLVVRLSPVHGRGRYQGVYTLSWSVAALVAPLMSGAVIDRLGAQWLWGMCAVVGTVAGVGYGVLMRGLPKESPAAPAPEAQPRASEQAA; translated from the coding sequence ATGTCCGCCACCCGTCTCCGACGTGCCGCCCGGGAGAGCGTCTCCGGGCTGCCCCGTGCGTTCTGGTGGCTGTGGACCAGCACCCTCGTCAACCGGCTCGGCGCGTTCGTGGCCACCTTCATGGCCCTGTACCTCACCCTCGACCGCGGCTACTCCGCCTCGTACGCCGGTCTCGTCGCCTCGCTGCACGGGCTGGGCGGGGTCGTCTCCTCGCTCGGGGGCGGGGTGATGGCCGACCGGCTCGGCAGGCGGCCGACACTGCTCCTCGCCCAGTCGGCCACGGCCGCCTCCGTCGCGCTGCTCGGCTTCATGACGGACCCCGTCGCCATCGCCGCCGTCGCCTTCCTCGTCGGCATGGCCTCCAACGCCTCCCGGCCGGCGGTACAGGCGATGATGGCCGACATCGTCCGCCCCGAGGACCGCGTCCGCGCGTTCTCCCTCAACTACTGGGCCATCAACCTCGGGTTCGCCGTCTCCTCCACGGCCGCCGGGTTCATCGCCGAGGTCAGCTATCGCGCCGGCTTCCTCATCGAGGCCGGGATGACCCTGGCCTGCGCGCTCGTCGTCTTCCTCAAGCTGCCCGAGTCCCGGCCGACGGCACACGTGAAGGAGAAGGACGGCGCCGTCAGCCTCGGCACCGTGCTGCGGGACGGGCGGTACATGGCCGTCGTCGGGCTGTCCTTCCTGGTCGCCCTCGTCTTCCAGCAGGGGTCGGTGGGACTGCCGGTGGCCATGGGCCGGGCCGGGTTCTCGCCCGCCGACTACGGCGTCGCCATCGCCGTCAACGGCATCCTGATCGTCGCCCTGCAGATCCCGGTCACCCGGTTCATCGAGCACCGCGACCCTCGCACCCTGCTGGTCGTCTCCTCACTGCTCGCCGGCTACGGCTTCGGGCTCACCGCCTTCGCCGGATCGGTCGGCGTCTTCATGGTCACCGTGTGCGTCTGGACCCTCGCCGAGATCGTCAACGCGCCGACCCAGACCGGACTCGTCGTCCGGCTGTCCCCGGTCCACGGACGCGGCCGCTACCAGGGCGTGTACACGCTGTCCTGGTCCGTCGCCGCGCTGGTCGCACCGCTGATGTCCGGCGCCGTCATCGACCGGCTGGGCGCACAGTGGCTGTGGGGCATGTGCGCCGTGGTGGGGACGGTCGCGGGGGTGGGGTACGGGGTGCTCATGCGGGGGCTGCCGAAGGAGAGCCCGGCGGCCCCTGCGCCGGAAGCGCAGCCGCGGGCGTCCGAGCAGGCCGCCTGA
- a CDS encoding response regulator transcription factor: MSREPTNVAVVSDCPLLLHGLIHVVDSAPELRRLLGAGGNAVVPHEVGEGDVVLLNLRVSVREICDQVARLHEKGRRVLVLSAAATQTDLVLLIEAGARGHVSQWAGEKELLAALRTVASGRSYFSTSFFGDLDVQKNSPRITDREQQILRLVANGATDREIAAELNISEHTVHSHLDRLYSKTGYRRRADLTRLALQRGVAAAEPAEEG, encoded by the coding sequence ATGAGCAGAGAACCGACGAACGTGGCGGTCGTCTCCGACTGCCCGCTCCTTCTGCACGGACTGATCCACGTCGTCGACAGTGCGCCGGAGCTGCGGCGGCTGCTCGGGGCGGGCGGCAACGCCGTGGTGCCGCACGAGGTCGGCGAGGGGGACGTGGTCCTGCTCAATCTGCGCGTCTCCGTCCGGGAGATCTGCGATCAGGTGGCCCGGCTGCACGAGAAGGGCCGCCGGGTGCTCGTGCTGTCGGCCGCCGCGACACAGACCGACCTCGTGCTGCTCATCGAGGCCGGGGCCCGGGGCCATGTGAGTCAGTGGGCGGGCGAGAAGGAACTGCTGGCCGCACTGCGTACCGTCGCCTCCGGCCGCAGCTATTTCTCCACCAGCTTTTTCGGTGACCTCGACGTGCAGAAGAATTCACCCCGGATCACCGACCGGGAGCAGCAGATTCTGCGACTGGTCGCGAACGGTGCCACGGACCGGGAAATCGCCGCTGAATTGAATATCAGCGAGCACACCGTGCATTCCCATCTGGACCGGCTGTACAGCAAGACGGGTTACCGCCGCCGGGCCGATCTCACGCGGCTCGCGCTGCAGCGGGGAGTGGCGGCTGCGGAGCCCGCCGAGGAGGGGTAG
- a CDS encoding GAF and ANTAR domain-containing protein: MCRRRAASGVLIMAPERSRKPAGGGVPPEVTARLRVSETLAAAAWGAHDPKAVPGALCEACARLLPVSGSSVSISGGRDVRVVWCASDRVAARLAELQYTVGDGPCQTALDEGAPVVAADLTGCDARRWPIFAHEAVALGVRAVFSLPLGVGGAAIGTLDLYSEHAGGLTQQDMRTALWVRDALTHALLSLPTAGRDLAEEDTEDEVASWVAASAADHSEVHRAVGMVMVQLDADSGQALARLRAHAYAEGRTVSQVAREVLARRLHFQNEPEGGRRRGTKGLRGREGPV; this comes from the coding sequence GTGTGCAGACGGCGCGCCGCGTCGGGGGTGCTGATCATGGCGCCCGAGCGGTCGCGGAAGCCGGCCGGTGGCGGTGTGCCGCCGGAGGTGACGGCACGGCTGCGGGTCAGTGAGACGCTGGCCGCCGCCGCGTGGGGGGCCCACGACCCGAAGGCGGTGCCGGGCGCGCTGTGCGAGGCGTGCGCACGGCTGCTGCCGGTCAGCGGTTCGTCGGTGTCGATCTCCGGCGGGAGGGACGTACGGGTCGTCTGGTGCGCCAGCGACCGGGTCGCCGCCCGGCTCGCCGAGCTGCAGTACACCGTGGGAGACGGGCCCTGCCAGACCGCTCTCGACGAGGGCGCCCCCGTCGTCGCGGCCGACCTCACGGGGTGCGACGCCCGCCGCTGGCCGATCTTCGCCCACGAGGCCGTGGCCCTCGGCGTCCGCGCGGTCTTCTCGCTGCCGCTCGGTGTCGGCGGTGCCGCGATCGGCACCCTCGACCTGTACAGCGAACACGCCGGCGGGCTGACCCAGCAGGACATGCGGACCGCGCTGTGGGTGCGGGACGCGCTCACCCACGCGCTGCTGAGCCTGCCGACAGCGGGCCGCGACCTCGCCGAGGAGGACACGGAGGACGAGGTGGCGTCCTGGGTGGCGGCCTCCGCGGCCGACCACAGCGAGGTCCACCGGGCGGTCGGCATGGTGATGGTGCAGCTGGACGCGGACTCCGGACAGGCCCTGGCCCGGCTGCGGGCCCACGCGTACGCCGAGGGCCGCACGGTCAGCCAGGTGGCCCGCGAGGTCCTGGCCCGCAGGCTCCACTTCCAGAATGAGCCGGAGGGCGGACGACGGCGCGGAACGAAGGGATTACGCGGACGGGAAGGGCCGGTGTGA
- a CDS encoding sensor histidine kinase — protein MDVNAAVAAAAAIAGVLTGVIAMLAFRWSERDQKRPTRTSLHTDPVLPPGVDTVLSVLRSSAVVLDEGDTVVKASSAAYALGLVRGGKLAVEPMLQMARDTRRDGEIRQVELDLPRRGTGRGEALAVSARVAPLGSRLVLLLVEDLTEARRIEAVRRDFVANVSHELKTPVGALSLLSEAVMDASDDPEAVQRFAGRMQIEATRLTNLVQELIDLSRVQNDDPLEDAEPVRVDELVAEAIDRCRHQAGTKQITIAAGGTADLHVWGNRGQLAAALGNLVENAVNYSPARTRVGIAARRINAPGGDMIELAVTDQGIGISDKDKERIFERFYRVDPARSRATGGTGLGLAIVKHVVASHGGEVTVWSAEGQGSTFTLRLPEAGAARDRAQQHPDLDEDDEDGGAPDSSPYEPLPAPEVLP, from the coding sequence ATGGACGTGAACGCGGCGGTCGCCGCAGCGGCAGCGATCGCCGGAGTGCTCACCGGCGTCATCGCCATGCTGGCGTTCCGTTGGAGCGAACGCGACCAGAAGCGACCGACCAGGACTTCTTTGCACACCGATCCCGTACTCCCGCCCGGCGTGGACACCGTACTGTCCGTGCTCCGCTCCTCGGCCGTCGTCCTCGACGAGGGCGACACCGTGGTCAAGGCAAGCTCCGCCGCCTACGCCCTCGGGCTGGTCCGCGGCGGCAAGCTCGCCGTAGAACCCATGCTGCAGATGGCCAGGGACACCAGACGCGACGGCGAGATACGCCAGGTCGAGCTGGACCTGCCCCGGCGCGGCACCGGACGCGGCGAGGCCCTCGCGGTCTCCGCGCGCGTGGCCCCGCTCGGCTCCCGCCTGGTCCTGCTGCTGGTCGAGGACCTGACCGAGGCCAGGAGGATCGAGGCCGTACGACGCGACTTCGTGGCGAACGTCAGCCATGAGCTGAAGACGCCCGTCGGCGCGCTCTCCCTCCTCTCCGAGGCGGTCATGGACGCCTCCGACGACCCCGAGGCCGTGCAGCGCTTCGCGGGCCGCATGCAGATCGAGGCGACCCGGCTGACCAACCTGGTCCAGGAGCTGATCGACCTCTCCCGGGTGCAGAACGACGACCCGCTGGAGGACGCCGAGCCCGTCCGCGTGGACGAGCTGGTCGCCGAGGCCATCGACCGCTGCCGCCACCAGGCCGGCACCAAGCAGATCACCATCGCCGCCGGTGGCACGGCCGACCTGCACGTCTGGGGCAACCGCGGCCAGCTCGCCGCCGCCCTCGGCAACCTGGTCGAGAACGCCGTGAACTACTCCCCGGCCCGCACCCGCGTCGGCATAGCCGCCCGCAGGATCAACGCACCCGGCGGCGACATGATCGAGCTCGCCGTGACGGACCAGGGCATCGGCATCTCCGACAAGGACAAGGAGCGCATCTTCGAGCGCTTCTACCGCGTCGACCCGGCCCGCTCACGGGCCACCGGGGGCACCGGTCTGGGTCTCGCGATCGTCAAGCACGTGGTCGCCTCGCACGGCGGGGAGGTCACGGTCTGGAGCGCCGAAGGCCAGGGCTCCACATTCACCCTCAGGCTGCCGGAGGCGGGCGCGGCCCGCGACCGCGCGCAACAGCACCCCGACCTCGACGAAGACGACGAGGACGGCGGCGCCCCCGACTCATCCCCGTACGAACCGCTTCCCGCCCCGGAGGTCCTTCCGTGA